The genomic DNA TGTTAGTTGAGCATCCTTATAAATTGAGCAGGAGTTTTTCTGCTTCCCTTACTAGCGCCCGGCCGATCCCGACCAATTTTTCAGGGAAGCTTGCATCTTTATCAACAGGTTCAGAAAATTGATTAAAGGAAGCTGTTACATTTGATACATTTACATGATCATCAAGCCCGCGCTGATATTTGTGACTAAGCAAAAAAGGACGCTCAAATTCAACCGTGACTCCGCGAGAGTCTAACTGGCCATCAATTGCTTTAAAAGGAAGCCGTAAAAATTGGTATCCCGTTTGCTCATCAATTTTATAATCAAAGGATCCGTGATCATAATCCCAGTTACCGCCAATCGAATAACCAAGCGGCTTTAAGACCTGTTCTAACTTAAAAAGTTCAAAATGCTTTCCTTCTAACTCGGACGGTATCTCAATCAATGAAGACACACCTTTCTTGGTCATTTTGTTTTAGTGTTTCCATTTACATCAATTTCATGATGAATTTCTTAAAAGGATTTTGAAATTTTAAGTCTTGGTTATTTCGTTATCATCCACAGTTAGGCAAAACTAGCTCTTAACGTCCTTTTCAAGTTTTCACTTTATTGGAAAAAATATTTTTAAACACATCATTAAACATGAATAATTATTTATTGCATGTATCACTATATAAAAGAACACTTTAATCATAAGGAGGAAATAAAATGAGCGCTTTACAGCGTATTGCACTAGTTTTTACAATTATTGGAGCCATTAACTGGGGGCTCATTGGTTTTTTCCAGTTTGATCTTGTAGCTGCTATATTCGGCGGTCAAGACTCCGCTCTTTCGAGGATTATTTACGGCTTAGTCGGAATTGCAGGTCTTATCAATCTTGGTTTGCTGTTTAAACCAAATGAAGAACTTGAACGTGAACCTGAGGCAAAGCCAACAAGATAATAAATAAAAAAGGAAAAGCAGCCTTTAAAAGGCTGCTTTTCCTTTTTAAACTCTTAAACCCACCCTCTAAACTTAGCCGCTTCTGACATCTTTCGAACTCCAACCATATATGCTGCTAGACGCATATTTACTTTACGCGTTTCTGCTGTTTGATACACATTATTAAATGATTCAACAAGAACCTTACGGAGTTTCTTTTCAATTTCTTCTATACTCCAGTAGTAGCCTTGATTATTTTGTACCCATTCAAAGTATGACACGGTTACTCCGCCAGCACTAGCCAACACATCTGGAACAAGCAGGACTCCCCGTTCAGTTAATATTTTCGTCGCTTCTAACGTTGTCGGTCCGTTTGCAGCTTCTACAATGATTGAAGCCTTAATATTATGCGCATTCTCTTCAGTTATTTGATTGGCGACCGCTGCTGGAACAAGAATATCACAATCAGACTCAAGCAATTCTTTATTTGTAATCTTATTTTCAAATAACGTGGTAACCGTTCCAAAGCTATCACGGCGATCCAACAAGTAATCAATATCTAAACCATTTGGATCGTATAAAGCACCATAAGCATCAGAGATACCAACGATAATCGCACCTGCATCATACAAAAATTTCGACAAGAAACTTCCAGCGTTACCGAAGCCTTGAACGATCACTTTTGCACCCTTTATCGAAATTCCCCGTTTTTTAGCTGCTTCTTCAATACAAATAGTTACTCCTTGAGCTGTTGCCTTTTCTCTTCCTTGAGATCCTCCGAGAACGATTGGCTTTCCTGTAATAAAACCTGGAGAATCATGTTCTTTTAAAGAGCTATATTCATCCATCATCCAAGCCATAATTTGCGAATTCGTAAAAACATCCGGAGCAGGAATATCCTTTGTCGGTCCGACTATTTGGCTTATCGCTCTTACATAGCCTCGACTTAAACGCTCTAACTCGCCCATTGACATCGTACGAGGGTCACAAACAATTCCGCCTTTTCCTCCGCCATATGGCAAATCAACGATCCCACATTTTAAACTCATCCACATCGCCAAAGCCTTTACTTCAGGCTCATTTACTTCTGGGTGGAAGCGTATTCCTCCTTTAGTAGGTCCTACTGCATCGTTATGCTGAGCACGATATCCGGTAAA from Bacillus aquiflavi includes the following:
- a CDS encoding YugN-like family protein is translated as MIEIPSELEGKHFELFKLEQVLKPLGYSIGGNWDYDHGSFDYKIDEQTGYQFLRLPFKAIDGQLDSRGVTVEFERPFLLSHKYQRGLDDHVNVSNVTASFNQFSEPVDKDASFPEKLVGIGRALVREAEKLLLNL
- a CDS encoding DUF378 domain-containing protein, whose amino-acid sequence is MSALQRIALVFTIIGAINWGLIGFFQFDLVAAIFGGQDSALSRIIYGLVGIAGLINLGLLFKPNEELEREPEAKPTR
- a CDS encoding Glu/Leu/Phe/Val family dehydrogenase, coding for METAGVSEKAINDSLKLLTSTQVVIKKALDKLGYNEEVYELLKEPLRMLTVKIPVHMDDGSVKIFTGYRAQHNDAVGPTKGGIRFHPEVNEPEVKALAMWMSLKCGIVDLPYGGGKGGIVCDPRTMSMGELERLSRGYVRAISQIVGPTKDIPAPDVFTNSQIMAWMMDEYSSLKEHDSPGFITGKPIVLGGSQGREKATAQGVTICIEEAAKKRGISIKGAKVIVQGFGNAGSFLSKFLYDAGAIIVGISDAYGALYDPNGLDIDYLLDRRDSFGTVTTLFENKITNKELLESDCDILVPAAVANQITEENAHNIKASIIVEAANGPTTLEATKILTERGVLLVPDVLASAGGVTVSYFEWVQNNQGYYWSIEEIEKKLRKVLVESFNNVYQTAETRKVNMRLAAYMVGVRKMSEAAKFRGWV